The genomic window TCCCGAGTATTTAGCTGTTAGTAGAAAATGTCACCACTGCGCATATTAAATCTTCAAGCTAACTCCACGCGCACGGACATGTAATGTCTAGATTTTATTCTCAATTCCTTATAAAGAAATTGATTTTAGCCTTCTACTTTTGTAGCACGGTAAGATTAGAATTGACATATTATAAATGCTAACCAATTTAGGATGTCATTCCGGAAATCAGGAATTTGGTGTGCATGTCATGTCATCAAGAGTTCGTTGTTTTGATTTGTGCCTTTTTAAGCTCATTACTTTTGTGTATGTCGCTGGTATTTGTGTGCATGCGGCTATCTATGTGTGGAATTTGAGCGTGTCGCATTCACACGCACAAATTCCAGTACCATAGACACAAATAGCAAAATTAGAGTGGCACAAGAACAAAGCAACAAACTCTTAATAAGCActccttcaaaaaaaaaagctcttaATAAGCACACACAAATTCCctaataaattaaaagtaaacTCAACAACCCCCCTAAGCTACTACAGCATCATGCTGTAGTGCAATTTGCGAGTAAGCGGAGCCCTTCGCCGCGAACCACACTGTGCGCAGTGCAACCCAGCCGCTCGCTCACATGCTCCAGTCCAAGCTTCCAAACCAAGCATCCCCCACCAGCACCTCCACCCGAGGGCGCAAAACGCAAAACCCCACCTGCCCCGAGGTCCCTGCCGTAAAAAATCCACGCGTGCCCTCTCGACGCCGCCGGCtgcctccgccaccgccacaCTCCACTGCAGGCTTAGGACTCGGGCGGGGCGTTCCCACTGCCGCGCCTCAATGCGACGGCGgcccccgtcgccgccgcccatggCCACCCCCGCAGGTCGAACCCTACtgaagctcatgttgctgcagctgctgctcggAGACGTTACCACGGTctccggcggcgctggcgggggCGGGGAGCGCGAGGCCCTGCTGAAGTTCAAGGCGGCTGTGACGGCTGACCCCGGCGGGCTGCTGCGTGACTGGACCCCGGCCTCCGCGAACCACTGCCGCTGGCCGGGCGTGTCCTGCGGCGCGGGCGGCGAGGTGGTCGCGCTCAACGTCTCCTCCTCGCCCGGGCGCGCGCTCGCGGGCGCGCTGTCCCCGGCCGTCGCCGCGCTGCGGGGCCTCCGCGTGCTCGCGCTCCCCTCCCATGCGCTctcgggcccgctcccgcccGCGATCTGGTCGCTGCGCCGCCTCCGCGTGCTCGACCTCTCCGGCAACCGCCTCCAGGGGGAGATCCCCGAGGCGCTCGCCTGCGCCGCGCTCCAGACGCTGGACCTCGCCTACAACCAGCTCAACGGCTCCGTGCCCGCCGCGCTTGGCGCGCTCCAGGGGCTGCGGCGCCTGTCGCTTGCCTCTAACCGCCTCGGCGGCGCCATCCCTGACGAACTCGGCGGCGCCGGGTGCCGCAGCCTGCAGTTCCTCGACCTCTCCCGGAACCTACTCGTCGGTGGCATCCCCCGGAGCCTGGGGAACTGCAGCGAGCTGGAGGTGCTCCTGCTGTCCTCCAATCTGTTGGATGACGTCATCCCGCCAGAGATTGGCCGGCTCAGGAATTTGCGGGCTTTGGATGTGTCAAGGAACAGTTTGAGTGGGCCTTTGCCAGCGGAGCTTGGTGGTTGTGTTCAGCTGTCTGTGCTTGTGCTGTCCAATCCTTATGCGCCACTTGGTGGTTCGAACTCGTCCGATTATGGGGATGTCGATGACTTCAATTACTTCCAAGGAGGGATTCCAGATGCTGTCGCTATGTTGCCGAAGATGAGGGTGCTGTGGGCGCCAAGGGCTACATTGGAGGGAGAGTTACCAGGTAATTGGAGTTCTTGCCAGAGCATGGAGATGATGAatttgggggagaatttgttcTCTGGTGGGATTCCTAAGGGCCTGGTGGAATGTAAGAATCTGAAGTTCTTGAACTTGAGCTCGAACAAGTTTACAGATTCAGTTGATCCTTCACTACCGGTGCCTTGCATGGACGTGTTTGATGTCAGTGGAAACCAGTTGTCTGGCTCGATTCCAGTATTTATCTCAAAGAATTGTCTTTCATCCCAGCTCCCATTCGATGACTTGGTGTCAGAGTATTCTTCCTTCTTCACCTATCAAGCGCTTGCTGGCATCATATCATCCTCGTTAAGATTGGGTGCGGATTTGACGAGCTACCATAGTTTTGCTCGGAACAATTTTACTGGCATGGTTACATCCTTGCCGCTTGCTGCTGAGAAGTTGGGGATGCAGGGTGCCTATGCTTTCTTGGCTGATGGGAATCATCTTGGCGGTCAGCTGCAGCCTGGCTTCTTTGACAAGTGCAACAGCTCAAGGGGCTTCGTTGTGGAAGTCAGCAACAACTTGATAACTGGTGCAATTCCTGCAGAGATTGGCTCGTTGTGCAGTTCTCTTGTTGTTCTTGGTATTGCTGGTAATCAGCTTTCAGGTATGGTACCAACAAGTATCGGACAGTTAAGCTATCTTATCAGCTTGGATCTGAGTAGGAACCGCTTTAGTGGTGAAATTCCTACTTCTGTGAAGAACTTGCCGCATTTAGAGCGCCTCTCTTTGGCCCATAACCTTCTGAACGGCACCATTCCAGCGGATATTAATCAGTTGCGCGCTCTGAAGGTATTGGACCTGTCATCAAACCTCCTCACAGGGGTGATCCCTGGTACCCTTGCTGACTTGAGAAATCTTACCGCACTCCTCCTTGATAACAATAAACTTACTGGGAAGATTCCTTCAGGATTTGCTAACTCAGCATCCCTTACCATGTTTAATGCGTCGTTCAACAATTTGTCTGGTCCGGTGCCAACGAATGGCAATACGGTTAGATGTGACAGCGTCATTGGGAATCCTTTACTGCAATCTTGTCACGTGTACACTCTGGCTGTGCCCTCAGTTGCTCAGCAGGGTCgtggtttgaattcaaatgacTACAATGATACAGCACCTTCAGACCCACAAAATGGAGGGAACAATTCATTCAATGCAATTGAAATTGCTTCTATAACTTCTGCAACAGCCATTGTCTCTGTCCTCCTTGCATTGATCGTGCTCTTCATATACACAAGGAAGTGCGCTCCCCGAATGTCAGCCCGGTCTTCTGGAAGAAGAGAAGTTACACTCTTCCAAGATATCGGTGTGCCAATCACTTATGAGACTGTTGTTCGAGCCACTGGAAGTTTCAACGCGAGCAATTGCATTGGAAGTGGAGGCTTCGGAGCCACTTACAAAGCTGAAATTTCACCTGGAGTGTTGGTAGCTATTAAGAGGCTCTCTGTTGGGAGATTTCAGGGAGCCCAACAGTTCGATGCTGAGATAAAAACCTTAGGGAGATTAAGACATACCAACCTTGTTACCTTGGTAGGCTACCATCTTGGTGAATCTGAAATGTTTCTCATATATAACTACTTGCCTGGAGGAAACCTCGAGAGGTTTATACAGGAGAGATCGAAGAGACCAGTAGACTGGAAAATGCTGCACAAGATTGCGTTGGACATTGCAAAAGCACTCGCTTATCTACATGATACTTGTGTTCCTCGGATCCTTCACCGGGACGTGAAACCAAGCAATATTTTGTTGGACACTAACTATAATGCTTATCTCTCGGACTTTGGACTGGCAAGACTCTTGGGAAATTCAGAAACCCATGCAACCACTGGTGTAGCTGGAACTTTTGGATATGTTGCTCCAGAATATGCAATGACTTGCCGTGTTTCAGATAAAGCTGATGTGTATAGCTACGGTGTTGTCCTGATGGAGTTAACCTCAGACAAGAAAGCCTTGGATCCGTCATTTTCTCCTTATGGTAATGGGTTCAACATAGTTGCTTGGGCATGCATGCTGCTTCGTCAAGGCCGTGCTCGTGAATTCTTTATTGATGGTCTGTGGGATGTTGGGCCACACGATGACTTGGTAGAGACATTGCATTTAGCAGTGATGTGCACTGTTGATTCGCTCTCTATACGTCCAACTATGAAGCAGGTCGTTCAACGGTTAAAGCAACTACAGCCTCCAATTCGTGAACACCGATAAAGGATGCAAAATTTACATATTCAACATGTAGAAGAAGGTAAAGATAGCTGTGACCTGCGCccttgatgatttttttttctaatcatCTGTTTGACTAGATTTTATCTTGTAGGCAGCTTTGTATAATATAGTTTTCCCCTGAATCTCTCACTAATGTATCTGCAGATAAGACGATGAGATGTAAATTAACAATTTTAATGCCAAAGATTTCATTTAAGATTGCCTGACTTGTGTTCTTCTGTTATTTCCTTTAGAGTGTATCCAGCGTATTAGTGTGTATACGACCCATATGTAAGCAGTATCAAGTACCAGCATGCGAGTAGCATACATGAAATTGCCTTAAAAAAGGTTCCTGACATTCCGCATGCTATCATATTTCTACAACACCCCTTGAGATGTCTGTTATGGTTTACAATTCCGAATTATTTACATTATTGTCTTCTGTTTTGAATTTGTATATGTAGATCAAGGTTTTCAACATCATGCATATAGCGAAATAGGAAATCCTGAAACATTGAACATGGTGTGACCCAAGTTTACGACCCTGAACAACACCCTTGTGTATGCGTGCATATGCTCTTTCAGAAAATTTCTGCATTTTTGGTAATGATGACTCAACCTCATTGTTTCTGGTATTGCCAAAGTGCTGCTGTTATTGATTTGTATGTCATCTGGCAAGAGAGTAATAATTACCATCCTGAATCTGCTGAAGTATAAAAAGAAAGAGGGCACAACATCTCTCAAATATAAATGAATTCAAATTACATGACCTATTGACCTGCATAACAAACTCACAGTAAGTGGAAACAAGGAATGCTGTCTATGTTTTTCTTCTGAAGAACCCGAAAGGTTCCCTTCATCCGCTTCAGAATTTCAGCGTTTGCGCTTGTTTCGGTCTGTATTGGCCATGCATTGAGGCTTTCACCATCTAGTGACTCTTGATGCATACCTATGTCGAATCAGGCTTCAGTTCGTACTCACTCTGCAAATGTACATACAGAGGACTGTTCAGTGGCTACTCGTCGACCAAAGTTTTTGCCGTTTAGTGCTTTAATGGATTACCATGTACCACCTGTGTGCAACATGTTTCAGTTCGCAGGTTGTCTGAATGCCTGTATCTCTTGACCAGTCCCATGCAGTTCTAATTGCACATCACAATAGGCTGAAGGTCAGAGGAATCTGCATGTCGATCACGTCAAACAAGGTGAATTCTATCCCAAGATAACAGGGGATCACATGGAAGCAATTTGCCACTCTGGAAATTCTGAAGCCTTGTTTTGCCACCTATCAATTGCAGCACCAGCTAGTTACTGACCGGTTGTTAGTAGGATCCTAACCGCACAAAACGGATCAGAGGAACTAATCCAATGAACCCATGTATGGCCAATGAAAAATCCAAGGATTTGTCTCTCCCTGAAAACAACTCCAGGATATCAATCTGATGCCTACCAATCATGAAGAATCCGAAAAATAACATATAATCTAACTCCAAAcaatccaatatatatataaagactAACTGAGCTGAACTATGCAAACACCCCATGCGTGTATGCTACCCCAATCGATCATGAATCATGGTCAGTCCCTCTTCTTTGCGGTCCACTCCTGGAACCGGCGGAGGCTGGCCGGGAAGTCGGTGAAGAGCCCGTCGACGCCAACGTCGTTGAGCCAGTAGTCGTACTCGGCGTAGGGGTCCTGCCGGAAGTTGAAGTGCAGGAACTTGTTCTCGTTGCGGTACGTGTAGGGGTGCACCTGCAGCCCCCGCGCGTGCGCCATGGCGACGAGGTCCGTCGGCGTCGCCAGCCGGTTGTCCTTGGTCGGCGGCACCACCGTGTCCTTCCACGGCCCGATGCCCACCACGTAGCGTCTCATGTAGTCCAGGTACTCGCCCGAGGTGATCTCGTCGTACGACTGGTTGGTGTCCTCGGTCCGGACGGTCACGTCGTCGACCAGGAACACGAGCGGCGAGTCGGTGAGGTCCGCGGCACGGACGAGCGACGTTGGCGCGAAGGACTGGATGAAGACCGGCTTGGCCAGCCACGCCGGTGACATGTACTTGCCGCCGTACCCGTACTTCTTCAGCGTCGCCATGAACTTGTCCTCGTACTTCTTCCCGTCCGCCCACTTCACCTGCGCAAGCCAGTAATTAACAGTAAGAAATTAACCCTACGTGCTTGTTCATATTTCTACGAGAAAATGGGGCCTACGTGCTTGTTCATGAACACGGGGTTCTTCATCTCCGGGTAGATCCCGACGACTCTCTTGGCGTTCAGTGCGATGTCGATGAACTCGTCGAACGTGATGATCGGCGAAATGCCTGCGGAAACAAAGAGAATTTTATTTAACCAGAATCTGTAAGCACTGCTCGTCGATTTCAGAGGAAAAGGATTCGCCAGAATGGCGATTAGATCGCCGGTCTGGACGCACGCACCGTTGTGGGACTTGTCACGGAAGTCCCATCTCTGCTTCGCCCTCAGCGTCTTCAGCTCCGCCAGCGTGAAATCAGCTGCAAGAAATCAAGAACAGAAGCTTCGGATTATCCACTCGATCGATCATCAACGAGATGAGATTACGGGATTAATTAATCCGATGCACGtgtgcgtgcatgcatgagTGCACGGGAGGCGGGATAGATGCACGTACTGATGAAGTACCCGGTGACATTGGCCCACTGCACCTCGAGCGTGCGGCGGCGGTCTGCGAACTCCGGGTGGTCGGCGACGTCGGTGACGTCGTCGAGCGTCGTGTCGTGGAAGCAGACGAGGTGGCCGTCCTTGGTCGCCTCGATGTCCGCCTCGATGAAGTCGGCGCCCTCGTCGATGGCGCGAGCgtacgccgccgccgtctcctcgGGCAGCTCGCCGTTGGAGCCCCGGTGCGCGATGTTGAACGGGCGCGACGTCTGCAGCGGCGCCCTGTCCTCCCACGCCCCGCCTCCCCCGACCAgcggccgcgccgcgccgccgcccgcgctcgCCGCGACCACGGCCGCCAACACCGCCGCGATCCCTGCACGCACGCAAAATGCAACGGTATATCAAGAGCATGGCGCGTCGCGGATGGCCAAGAGGTCACTGGACTATGGCGTCGTGTTAACGGACGTGTGCACGTACAGAGGGAGGCCATTTCCGCCGGCGTGGTGGCTGCTGGCTGCTGCGACCGCCGGCTTTGAGGGAGGGAGGAGTGGACTGGGctgcggcgacggcgagcgcTACATATAAGGAGAGGAATATTCCAGTGTAATTTAGATTAATCCCAGTTAATCCGGTATGATATTATGATGTTTGTTGGGGAAGATTACAATAAGATTTGTGCCGGAAGAAAAACTCGCAGCCCGCGAGCTAACTTAGCTCGTTCTAGATTTTTACTAGTCAAACTAGTTTTATAACTCGTTAGCTGCTTACGAGCCAGTGACATCCAAGTCTTCCCAACGTCCTAACCGCCCAAGCTAGCAATCCAGATGGGACAAACTCGTCTCACACCTCTAGATGGCCCAAATCTAGCGGTATAGCTCGTTCTCACTCGTCTTCTTTGTCGTTGGTCGGTGCCACTCGCCGTTTCGCTTCCAAATTGTCAGATCCTTCGTGTCGCATAGCTCGTTTCATTGAACTTGTTCTATTATTGTTAATAGTATCActagtttttttattgtttattATGTTAATAGCTTATTTGTATCTGGATGGTTACATCACACAAGTTTGTTATTGGTAGAGGCTgatttttatgtaggaaaacTTTATTAGTTTTATTTAAACTTGTTGCAATTTGCAAGTCCAAAAAACTTATGTGAGATTTAGCTATTTTCATCATGCTCTCGTCTGGTTGCACTCCAAGAAAAATGGCCACATAACTGATTTCTTTTGTATAGCTCGTTTTTTTAGCTCATACACATAGTAATTgctcaaatatttttatacacTTGTATTGCTCAAAGTTATTACCTGGCACACGAGCCAAATGAGCTAGCTCGAGCGGCTAACGAGCGAGCCAAGCTAGCTTTTCTG from Phragmites australis chromosome 14, lpPhrAust1.1, whole genome shotgun sequence includes these protein-coding regions:
- the LOC133890369 gene encoding LRR receptor-like serine/threonine-protein kinase RPK2; amino-acid sequence: MPGGVRSLGVARAGGTRRRFRNSQPPAAESNGWEGAHPRGQGHWCNLRVSGALRREPHCAQCNPAARSHAPVQASKPSIPHQHLHPRAQNAKPHLPRGPCRKKSTRALSTPPAASATATLHCRLRTRAGRSHCRASMRRRPPSPPPMATPAGRTLLKLMLLQLLLGDVTTVSGGAGGGGEREALLKFKAAVTADPGGLLRDWTPASANHCRWPGVSCGAGGEVVALNVSSSPGRALAGALSPAVAALRGLRVLALPSHALSGPLPPAIWSLRRLRVLDLSGNRLQGEIPEALACAALQTLDLAYNQLNGSVPAALGALQGLRRLSLASNRLGGAIPDELGGAGCRSLQFLDLSRNLLVGGIPRSLGNCSELEVLLLSSNLLDDVIPPEIGRLRNLRALDVSRNSLSGPLPAELGGCVQLSVLVLSNPYAPLGGSNSSDYGDVDDFNYFQGGIPDAVAMLPKMRVLWAPRATLEGELPGNWSSCQSMEMMNLGENLFSGGIPKGLVECKNLKFLNLSSNKFTDSVDPSLPVPCMDVFDVSGNQLSGSIPVFISKNCLSSQLPFDDLVSEYSSFFTYQALAGIISSSLRLGADLTSYHSFARNNFTGMVTSLPLAAEKLGMQGAYAFLADGNHLGGQLQPGFFDKCNSSRGFVVEVSNNLITGAIPAEIGSLCSSLVVLGIAGNQLSGMVPTSIGQLSYLISLDLSRNRFSGEIPTSVKNLPHLERLSLAHNLLNGTIPADINQLRALKVLDLSSNLLTGVIPGTLADLRNLTALLLDNNKLTGKIPSGFANSASLTMFNASFNNLSGPVPTNGNTVRCDSVIGNPLLQSCHVYTLAVPSVAQQGRGLNSNDYNDTAPSDPQNGGNNSFNAIEIASITSATAIVSVLLALIVLFIYTRKCAPRMSARSSGRREVTLFQDIGVPITYETVVRATGSFNASNCIGSGGFGATYKAEISPGVLVAIKRLSVGRFQGAQQFDAEIKTLGRLRHTNLVTLVGYHLGESEMFLIYNYLPGGNLERFIQERSKRPVDWKMLHKIALDIAKALAYLHDTCVPRILHRDVKPSNILLDTNYNAYLSDFGLARLLGNSETHATTGVAGTFGYVAPEYAMTCRVSDKADVYSYGVVLMELTSDKKALDPSFSPYGNGFNIVAWACMLLRQGRAREFFIDGLWDVGPHDDLVETLHLAVMCTVDSLSIRPTMKQVVQRLKQLQPPIREHR
- the LOC133890663 gene encoding glycerophosphodiester phosphodiesterase GDPD6-like: MSALRIAAVLAAVVAASAGGGAARPLVGGGGAWEDRAPLQTSRPFNIAHRGSNGELPEETAAAYARAIDEGADFIEADIEATKDGHLVCFHDTTLDDVTDVADHPEFADRRRTLEVQWANVTGYFITDFTLAELKTLRAKQRWDFRDKSHNGISPIITFDEFIDIALNAKRVVGIYPEMKNPVFMNKHVKWADGKKYEDKFMATLKKYGYGGKYMSPAWLAKPVFIQSFAPTSLVRAADLTDSPLVFLVDDVTVRTEDTNQSYDEITSGEYLDYMRRYVVGIGPWKDTVVPPTKDNRLATPTDLVAMAHARGLQVHPYTYRNENKFLHFNFRQDPYAEYDYWLNDVGVDGLFTDFPASLRRFQEWTAKKRD